The proteins below are encoded in one region of Bremerella sp. P1:
- the dxr gene encoding 1-deoxy-D-xylulose-5-phosphate reductoisomerase gives MRSSSSSKSSQNVVVLGATGSIGCSTLDVIRASKGAFKPFALTAHGRLDDLLQAAIEHIPKYVVASDEAAAEAFDWSKLPPETTLLTGTAGLQEVAAHSEADIIVSAIVGRAGLEGTFAAIAAGKRVALANKETLVVAGHLATKMAEESGAEILPVDSEHSAIFQALMAGRETDVRKVILTASGGPFRKFTQKQLLEVTADEALDHPTWKMGPKITVDSATMMNKALELIEAKWLFDLTVDQIDVVVHPQSIVHSIVEFVDGSMVAQMSPPDMRMPIQLAMTYPERTECPAKQLDLTTAFSLEFEPPDYERFPALKLGKEVAERGGTCGAVLNAANEVAVQQFLEGKIRFVDIYRVCRHILDEHPFESNPELTRLLELDAWAREESIKWITCCLRQAKDQACSNT, from the coding sequence ATGCGTAGCTCGTCGTCCTCGAAATCCAGCCAAAACGTCGTCGTCCTGGGAGCCACCGGGAGCATCGGATGCAGCACGCTGGATGTCATTCGAGCCAGTAAGGGTGCCTTCAAGCCCTTTGCTCTGACGGCACACGGCCGCCTTGACGACCTGTTGCAGGCCGCCATCGAGCATATACCGAAGTACGTCGTGGCCAGTGACGAGGCCGCTGCCGAGGCGTTTGATTGGTCGAAGCTTCCTCCGGAAACAACTCTGCTGACCGGTACTGCTGGTCTGCAGGAAGTGGCCGCCCACAGCGAAGCCGATATTATTGTTTCGGCCATCGTTGGCAGGGCCGGACTGGAAGGAACGTTCGCCGCGATCGCTGCTGGTAAACGCGTGGCACTGGCCAACAAGGAAACCCTGGTCGTCGCTGGTCACCTGGCCACGAAGATGGCCGAAGAGTCGGGTGCCGAAATCCTACCGGTCGACAGCGAACACAGTGCAATTTTCCAGGCATTGATGGCAGGTCGTGAAACCGACGTTCGCAAAGTAATCCTCACCGCATCGGGCGGACCTTTTCGTAAGTTCACCCAGAAGCAACTGTTAGAGGTAACCGCGGACGAGGCGCTCGATCATCCGACCTGGAAGATGGGACCCAAGATTACCGTCGATTCGGCCACCATGATGAACAAGGCCCTCGAGTTGATCGAAGCCAAGTGGCTATTCGATTTGACGGTCGACCAAATCGACGTGGTGGTCCATCCTCAGTCGATCGTCCATTCGATCGTAGAGTTCGTTGATGGCTCGATGGTTGCCCAGATGAGCCCTCCGGACATGCGGATGCCCATCCAGCTGGCGATGACCTATCCGGAGCGTACGGAGTGTCCCGCCAAGCAGCTCGACCTGACGACCGCCTTTTCCCTCGAATTCGAGCCCCCCGATTACGAGCGTTTTCCCGCCCTTAAGCTAGGAAAAGAAGTCGCTGAGCGTGGAGGAACGTGCGGAGCTGTACTGAATGCGGCCAATGAAGTGGCCGTGCAGCAGTTTTTAGAAGGTAAAATTCGTTTCGTAGACATTTACCGGGTATGTCGCCACATATTGGACGAACACCCGTTTGAATCAAACCCAGAATTAACCCGGCTGCTCGAGCTTGATGCTTGGGCCCGAGAGGAGTCTATCAAGTGGATCACTTGCTGTTTGCGGCAAGCGA
- the cmk gene encoding (d)CMP kinase, protein MIVTIDGPAGAGKSSISRRLADELGFEFLDTGAMYRAVALKGLRAEIDWDDTDRLAEFAKSASIDLSGSAVILDGEDVSHEIRTQQVTEVTRYAANNVGVREELVRMQREIADGKDIVTEGRDQGTLVFPNAECKIFLTASPEERARRRVEDLANRGEKVDFELILQQQTKRDEEDTQREVGPLLKAEDAIEVMTDGMTEVEVLEKLVGIVQRFQHA, encoded by the coding sequence ATGATTGTTACCATCGATGGCCCGGCCGGGGCGGGAAAGAGCAGCATTTCTCGGCGGCTGGCAGACGAACTTGGTTTTGAGTTTCTCGACACGGGTGCCATGTATCGGGCCGTGGCCTTGAAGGGCCTGCGGGCCGAAATTGACTGGGACGATACCGATCGCCTGGCTGAGTTCGCGAAATCGGCCTCGATTGATCTTTCTGGAAGTGCCGTGATTCTGGACGGCGAAGACGTCTCGCACGAGATTCGTACCCAGCAAGTTACCGAGGTTACGCGTTACGCAGCCAATAATGTCGGCGTCCGAGAAGAACTTGTCCGTATGCAGCGAGAAATTGCGGACGGCAAAGACATCGTCACCGAGGGCCGCGACCAGGGAACGCTCGTGTTTCCCAACGCAGAATGCAAGATCTTTCTGACCGCTTCTCCCGAAGAACGAGCCCGCCGCCGTGTCGAGGATCTGGCGAACCGCGGTGAAAAGGTCGATTTCGAACTCATTCTTCAGCAGCAAACCAAGCGCGACGAAGAAGATACGCAGCGGGAGGTCGGTCCGCTTCTCAAGGCCGAGGATGCGATCGAAGTGATGACCGATGGCATGACGGAGGTGGAAGTCCTCGAGAAATTGGTCGGTATCGTGCAGCGGTTCCAGCATGCGTGA
- a CDS encoding lysophospholipid acyltransferase family protein: MREQKRREARSWAQQLLYNFLRVIARIVAVAFYRIRVFGRENWPDEGGALVCSNHQGFLDPPLVGLCCDRQLSYLAKKSLFKFPLKGFIEYLNAIPVNRAGTGLDGLKETLKRLRSGELVLIFPEGTRSENGEFGQVKPGFIAVARKGKAPIVPVTFDGSFQAWPKWQLLPSIGVVHVMIGKPITTEEIAQMTDDELQSALQTRMDEMFQEVRYSRARSMNPRVHTTDKTQFA, translated from the coding sequence ATGCGTGAGCAGAAGCGACGAGAAGCTCGATCGTGGGCTCAGCAGCTCTTGTATAACTTCCTCCGCGTGATCGCTCGGATTGTGGCGGTGGCGTTTTATCGCATCCGCGTTTTTGGCCGCGAAAACTGGCCTGACGAGGGTGGAGCTCTGGTTTGCTCGAACCACCAAGGCTTCCTGGATCCGCCGCTTGTAGGACTTTGCTGCGATCGCCAGCTGAGTTATCTGGCCAAGAAGTCCCTCTTCAAGTTTCCTTTGAAGGGGTTCATTGAATACCTCAATGCCATTCCGGTAAATCGCGCCGGAACGGGGCTCGATGGACTGAAAGAAACGCTGAAACGGCTCCGCAGCGGCGAATTGGTCCTGATTTTTCCGGAGGGAACGCGCAGTGAGAACGGCGAGTTTGGCCAGGTAAAGCCCGGCTTCATCGCTGTTGCTCGGAAAGGAAAAGCTCCGATTGTGCCTGTCACGTTCGACGGGTCGTTCCAAGCATGGCCCAAATGGCAGTTGCTGCCCAGCATTGGCGTTGTCCACGTGATGATCGGGAAGCCCATTACCACGGAAGAAATCGCCCAGATGACCGACGACGAGTTGCAATCAGCGCTTCAGACGCGCATGGATGAGATGTTCCAGGAAGTTCGCTACTCGCGAGCACGTTCGATGAATCCTCGCGTGCACACCACAGATAAGACGCAGTTTGCCTAA
- a CDS encoding 30S ribosomal protein S1, with protein MVNRNLIRNLESDDTLLAEIDSLASGTEDTWLDTIELEESIEINKIVEGRILRMDDEFVLIDIGGKSEGSVPRDEWDEDEDPPEVGAVVRVLVEDVEDEFGRTDDPHGMVALSKRKARKIDDWERTMESIAEGQVVKGEVTRKIKGGLLVDIGVNVFLPASQVDIRRPHDIADYIGKTVECEVLKIDAERRNIVVSRRSLIERKRKSDRESLLKELEVGQTRKGVVKNIADFGAFVDLGGIDGLLHITDMSWGRIGHPTEMVNIDDEIEVQILNIDHEREKIALGLKQLTPSPWDGVEEKYPVGAKVKGSVVNVMSYGAFVKLEEGIEGLVHISEMSWTKRISHPSEIVNINDEIEVVILGINKEKQEISLGMKQTQSNPWENIKDRYPVESVVKGRVRNLTNYGAFVELEEGIDGLLHVSDMSWTRKIGHPSEMLEKGQEVECKVLSIDEERRRIALGLKQLESDPWATSIPEKYQPNQLVKGKVTKITNFGVFVGLEDGLEGLLHISELSDDKVENPENVVKVGEEIEVKILRVDTEDRKIGLSRKRVQWAEDEAPEGAEAGGEGRSGSPAPSELKGGLGSSGPMFSMPAEEENKEEDS; from the coding sequence ATGGTCAACCGTAATCTCATTCGCAATCTCGAAAGTGACGACACTCTCTTAGCAGAAATTGACAGCTTGGCGTCCGGCACTGAGGACACCTGGCTCGACACGATCGAGCTGGAAGAATCGATCGAAATCAACAAAATCGTCGAGGGACGAATTCTTCGCATGGACGACGAATTTGTGCTCATCGACATCGGCGGGAAGAGCGAAGGTAGCGTTCCCCGCGACGAATGGGATGAAGACGAAGATCCGCCAGAAGTTGGGGCTGTTGTTCGTGTTCTCGTCGAAGACGTCGAAGATGAATTCGGCCGTACCGACGACCCACACGGCATGGTCGCCCTGTCGAAGCGCAAGGCCCGTAAGATCGACGACTGGGAACGGACGATGGAATCCATCGCCGAAGGTCAGGTCGTCAAGGGCGAAGTCACCCGCAAGATCAAGGGTGGTTTGCTTGTCGATATCGGCGTCAACGTGTTCCTGCCGGCCAGCCAGGTCGATATTCGTCGTCCACACGACATCGCCGACTACATCGGCAAGACGGTCGAGTGCGAAGTGCTCAAGATCGACGCCGAACGCCGCAATATCGTGGTCAGCCGCCGTTCGCTCATCGAACGTAAGCGTAAGAGCGATCGCGAATCGCTATTGAAGGAACTGGAAGTCGGCCAAACCCGCAAGGGCGTCGTCAAGAACATCGCCGACTTCGGTGCGTTCGTCGACCTGGGCGGCATCGATGGTCTGTTGCACATCACCGACATGAGCTGGGGACGCATCGGTCATCCGACCGAAATGGTCAACATCGACGACGAAATCGAAGTTCAGATCCTGAACATCGACCACGAACGCGAAAAGATCGCTCTCGGCCTGAAGCAGCTGACCCCAAGTCCATGGGACGGTGTCGAAGAGAAGTACCCAGTTGGCGCCAAGGTCAAGGGCAGCGTCGTCAACGTCATGAGCTACGGTGCTTTCGTCAAGCTGGAAGAAGGCATCGAAGGTCTGGTTCACATTTCCGAAATGTCGTGGACCAAGCGTATCAGCCACCCAAGCGAAATCGTCAACATCAACGACGAAATCGAAGTGGTCATCCTGGGCATCAACAAGGAGAAGCAAGAAATCTCCTTGGGTATGAAGCAAACCCAGTCGAACCCTTGGGAAAACATCAAGGATCGCTACCCAGTCGAATCGGTCGTCAAAGGCCGTGTCCGCAACCTCACCAACTACGGTGCGTTTGTCGAACTGGAAGAAGGCATCGACGGCCTGCTGCACGTCTCGGACATGTCCTGGACTCGCAAGATCGGTCACCCGAGCGAAATGCTCGAAAAGGGCCAGGAAGTCGAGTGCAAGGTCCTCAGCATCGACGAAGAACGTCGTCGTATCGCTCTGGGCTTGAAGCAGCTCGAATCCGATCCATGGGCGACCTCCATTCCTGAGAAGTACCAGCCGAACCAGCTGGTTAAGGGCAAGGTCACCAAGATCACCAACTTTGGTGTCTTCGTCGGTCTGGAAGACGGTCTGGAAGGTCTGCTGCACATCAGCGAGCTGTCGGACGATAAGGTCGAAAACCCCGAAAACGTCGTCAAGGTTGGCGAAGAGATCGAGGTCAAGATCCTGCGTGTCGATACGGAAGATCGCAAGATCGGCCTGTCCCGCAAGCGTGTCCAATGGGCCGAAGACGAAGCTCCGGAAGGTGCCGAAGCTGGTGGCGAAGGCCGATCCGGCTCGCCAGCCCCGAGCGAACTCAAGGGCGGTCTGGGCTCCAGCGGCCCAATGTTCTCGATGCCTGCGGAAGAAGAGAACAAGGAAGAAGACAGCTAA
- a CDS encoding sigma-70 family RNA polymerase sigma factor, producing the protein MATKTKRSETEFDDFESVQSPLETYLREINETALLSAKEERELATAIGNGDVAARDRMVRANLRLVVNIARGYTGKGLGLQDLIEEGNLGLLRAVEGFDPAMGTRFSTYASYWIKQSIKRALINCAKTIRIPAYMVELLSKWRRATNRLTEELGRTPTPEEIARVLGLQKKKLPIIKKAIRIYNSTPQTDQTDNGWSLGEMVTDERLKNPEEELVEHDDLKHVREMLKTMDGRESTVLKMRFGLHGEEPHTLKEIGEKLGLTRERVRQIETEALNRLAEGLQDPRERMLEGPIRRRTRR; encoded by the coding sequence ATGGCCACGAAGACCAAACGGAGTGAAACGGAATTCGACGATTTCGAATCCGTGCAGAGCCCGCTCGAAACCTATTTGCGTGAAATCAACGAAACCGCTCTCCTCTCCGCTAAGGAAGAGCGTGAACTTGCCACCGCGATTGGAAACGGGGACGTCGCCGCTCGTGATCGGATGGTCCGTGCGAATCTCCGCCTGGTGGTGAACATTGCCCGTGGTTACACCGGCAAAGGCTTGGGCCTGCAAGATCTCATCGAAGAAGGCAACCTCGGACTCTTGCGTGCGGTCGAGGGGTTTGACCCGGCGATGGGAACGCGTTTCAGCACCTACGCCAGCTACTGGATCAAGCAGTCGATCAAGCGAGCTTTGATCAACTGTGCCAAGACGATCCGCATTCCGGCGTACATGGTGGAACTGCTCTCGAAGTGGCGTCGAGCAACCAACCGCCTGACCGAAGAACTCGGTCGTACGCCCACGCCGGAAGAAATCGCTCGCGTACTCGGTCTGCAAAAGAAGAAGCTGCCGATCATCAAGAAGGCGATTCGCATCTACAACAGTACTCCCCAGACCGATCAGACCGACAACGGATGGTCATTGGGCGAGATGGTGACCGACGAACGGCTGAAGAATCCCGAAGAGGAACTGGTCGAACACGACGACCTGAAGCACGTTCGCGAAATGCTCAAAACGATGGATGGCCGCGAATCGACTGTCTTGAAGATGCGTTTCGGCCTGCACGGCGAAGAGCCACACACGCTCAAGGAAATCGGCGAAAAGCTGGGTCTGACCCGCGAACGCGTCCGTCAGATCGAGACGGAAGCTTTGAATCGCCTGGCCGAAGGGCTGCAAGATCCCCGCGAACGGATGCTGGAAGGCCCGATTCGACGCCGAACGCGTCGCTAA
- a CDS encoding adenine phosphoribosyltransferase, translating to MSEIDLKAYIRDIPDFPKPGILFRDITPLLANPHAFNEAIDQMAAHYEGKKIDAIVAAEARGFIFAAPLALKLNCGFVPVRKPGKLPFDTHAFHYELEYGTDTLEIHIDGVQPGQNVLMVDDLLATGGTMKACCNLVEKIGATVVGCCFLIHLKALEGEQRIAPFDSFSLIEY from the coding sequence ATGTCGGAAATTGATCTCAAGGCGTACATCCGCGATATCCCGGACTTCCCCAAGCCAGGCATCTTGTTTCGCGACATTACGCCGCTGCTGGCCAATCCGCACGCGTTCAACGAAGCCATCGATCAGATGGCGGCCCACTACGAGGGAAAGAAGATCGACGCGATCGTCGCCGCGGAAGCACGCGGGTTCATCTTCGCCGCTCCCCTGGCGTTGAAGCTGAACTGCGGCTTTGTTCCGGTTCGTAAGCCTGGAAAGCTCCCTTTCGATACCCATGCGTTCCACTACGAACTGGAATACGGTACCGATACGCTGGAAATCCACATCGACGGCGTCCAGCCAGGACAGAACGTCTTGATGGTCGACGATTTGCTCGCCACCGGCGGCACGATGAAGGCCTGCTGTAACCTCGTCGAGAAGATCGGGGCTACTGTCGTGGGCTGCTGCTTCCTGATCCATCTGAAGGCCCTGGAAGGGGAACAGCGGATCGCTCCGTTCGACTCGTTCAGCCTGATCGAATACTAG
- the egtB gene encoding ergothioneine biosynthesis protein EgtB, with protein MASIPSDLASKCSLLVPKYEAVRGFSHVLCEPLEIEDFVVQSMPDASPIRWHLAHTTWFFETFILKRFARNYEPIDPMYEYLFNSYYNGIGEQFPRPKRGLLTRPTVAQVMTYRREVDNRMGQLLLEASPEESTQIAPLVELGLHHEQQHQELMLTDLKHALAQNPMYPAYGADAQQPDGEVTSQSWHEVDGGIVEIGHAGMDFAYDNESPRHEALIPTLEIAGRPVTNGEYLQFVQDGGYQRPELWLSLGWNTIQSEQWDSPLYWVRQKDAWQEFTLSGLRPLSESSPVTHVSFFEADAFARWQESRLPTEFEWEAASRRVAVEGNFVESRLFHPAPTQSTEGLRQMLGDVWEWTSSSYAPYPGFKPPEGAIGEYNGKFMCQQYVLRGGSCATSKSHVRKTYRNFFPPEARWQFTGIRLAR; from the coding sequence ATGGCCTCTATTCCATCTGACCTCGCCTCGAAATGCAGCCTGCTAGTGCCAAAGTACGAGGCCGTGCGTGGCTTCTCGCATGTGTTGTGTGAACCGCTTGAGATCGAAGACTTCGTGGTTCAGTCGATGCCCGATGCCAGTCCAATCCGCTGGCACCTGGCTCATACAACCTGGTTCTTCGAGACCTTCATCCTGAAGCGTTTCGCCAGAAACTACGAGCCGATCGATCCCATGTACGAGTACCTCTTCAACTCGTACTACAACGGAATCGGCGAGCAATTCCCGCGACCAAAACGTGGACTACTCACCCGCCCGACCGTGGCTCAGGTGATGACCTACCGCCGAGAGGTCGACAACCGCATGGGGCAACTCCTTCTAGAGGCATCGCCGGAAGAGTCGACGCAGATCGCTCCGTTGGTGGAGCTCGGACTGCATCACGAGCAACAACACCAGGAATTGATGCTGACCGATCTGAAGCACGCACTAGCGCAGAATCCGATGTATCCCGCCTACGGTGCGGACGCCCAACAGCCTGATGGCGAAGTGACCTCGCAGTCTTGGCACGAAGTGGATGGTGGGATTGTCGAGATTGGCCACGCAGGTATGGACTTCGCCTATGACAATGAGTCTCCCCGCCACGAAGCCCTGATCCCGACGCTGGAAATCGCCGGAAGACCAGTCACCAACGGCGAGTACCTTCAGTTCGTTCAGGACGGCGGCTACCAGCGACCAGAACTTTGGCTTTCCTTAGGCTGGAACACGATCCAGAGCGAGCAGTGGGATTCGCCGCTTTATTGGGTTCGTCAGAAGGACGCCTGGCAAGAGTTCACGCTCAGCGGTCTTCGCCCTTTGAGCGAATCCAGTCCCGTTACGCACGTTAGTTTTTTCGAGGCCGATGCGTTCGCTCGCTGGCAAGAGAGTCGCCTGCCAACCGAGTTCGAGTGGGAAGCGGCCAGTCGACGCGTCGCTGTCGAAGGGAATTTCGTCGAGTCCCGGCTCTTCCACCCTGCCCCGACGCAAAGCACCGAAGGCCTGCGTCAGATGCTGGGGGATGTGTGGGAATGGACAAGCAGCAGCTATGCCCCCTACCCTGGCTTCAAGCCACCGGAAGGAGCCATCGGCGAATACAACGGTAAGTTCATGTGTCAGCAGTACGTACTGCGAGGCGGATCGTGCGCGACTTCGAAGAGTCACGTCCGCAAGACGTATCGCAATTTCTTCCCGCCTGAGGCCCGGTGGCAATTCACCGGAATTCGCTTGGCCAGGTAG
- the egtD gene encoding L-histidine N(alpha)-methyltransferase, which yields MILPHSSSTPIAQQAMTQFANERFLTDSLTGLSQTPKRLPCKYFYDQRGSQLFDQICETDEYYLTRTETAIMQRYAGEMGECLGEGVMLIEFGSGSSIKTRYLLDHLIKPVAYVPVDISREHLHESADQISGDYPDIEVLPVCADFTKPFPLPNPKQRPSHDAVYFPGSTIGNFRPNQAKQLLASIAHMCGQKGGLLIGVDLRKDKAILERAYNDNQGVTAEFNLNLLHRLQKELGATIDVDAFEHHAFYNAELGRIEIYLRSRVDQTILLDGQTVQVEADELIHTEYSHKYTIDGFAEMAREVGWTLRRWWTDENQYFAVLHLVVL from the coding sequence ATGATCCTCCCCCACTCCTCATCGACTCCAATCGCCCAACAAGCCATGACGCAATTTGCCAACGAGCGATTTCTAACCGACTCCCTAACAGGCCTGTCTCAGACGCCGAAACGACTGCCCTGCAAATACTTCTACGATCAGCGAGGCTCTCAGCTTTTCGACCAAATCTGTGAGACCGACGAGTACTACCTGACACGTACTGAGACGGCCATCATGCAGCGATACGCAGGCGAGATGGGCGAGTGTCTCGGCGAAGGCGTGATGCTGATCGAATTTGGCAGCGGCAGCAGTATCAAAACCAGATACTTACTCGATCACCTGATCAAGCCGGTGGCGTATGTGCCCGTCGACATCTCGCGCGAGCACCTCCATGAGTCGGCCGACCAGATCTCCGGCGATTACCCGGACATTGAAGTCTTGCCGGTGTGTGCCGACTTCACCAAACCATTCCCGCTGCCCAACCCGAAACAGCGTCCGAGTCACGATGCGGTTTACTTTCCCGGATCGACGATCGGGAACTTCCGGCCCAACCAGGCCAAACAGTTACTGGCAAGCATTGCCCACATGTGCGGCCAGAAGGGAGGACTACTTATTGGCGTCGACCTGAGAAAGGATAAAGCGATCCTCGAACGTGCCTACAACGACAACCAAGGCGTCACGGCCGAGTTCAATCTCAACCTTTTGCATCGTCTGCAAAAGGAACTTGGGGCAACGATCGACGTCGATGCGTTTGAACATCACGCGTTTTATAACGCCGAACTTGGCCGGATCGAAATCTATCTTCGCAGTCGCGTCGACCAAACGATCCTCCTAGATGGTCAGACGGTACAGGTCGAAGCAGACGAACTAATCCACACCGAGTACTCGCACAAATATACGATCGACGGCTTCGCCGAGATGGCCAGGGAAGTTGGCTGGACACTCCGCCGCTGGTGGACGGACGAAAACCAGTACTTCGCCGTTCTCCACCTGGTCGTCCTATAA